In Scatophagus argus isolate fScaArg1 chromosome 14, fScaArg1.pri, whole genome shotgun sequence, the following proteins share a genomic window:
- the btg3 gene encoding protein BTG3, producing the protein MRREIAAVVFFLKRLVKKGEKLESQKIELFVERLAVALQEKFKGHWYPENPSKGQAYRCIRVNRFHRQDPELLRACLESGVQYGDLRLPRELTLWVDPGEVCCRYGEQNPCFSVASFSNDDEEDKDVAKKVTSALERVTSDYHSGSSSDEESMHTSPLTISNTCRDHQAMNPAAPTWHPKKMVPGKGHVLPRPHYSFRPRSRAPHTLKHNLWVPPSYRGGSGYWDTNQNLAYCYT; encoded by the exons ATGAGGAGAGAAATTGCAGCTGTGGTGTTTTTCCTGAAGAGGCTTGTGAAAAAGGGGGAGAAGTTGGAGTCGCAAAAGATTGAGCTGTTCGTTGAGAGGCTGGCTGTTGCACTGCAGGAGAAGTTCAAGGGGCACTGGTATCCTGAAAACCCCAGCAAAGGACAGGCGTACAG GTGCATCAGAGTTAACAGGTTCCACAGGCAGGATCCAGAGCTGCTTCGGGCCTGCCTGGAGAGTGGAGTTCAGTACGGTGACCTGAGACTGCCTCGTGAGCTCACATTGTGGGTGGACCCTGGGGAGGTCTGTTGCAG ATATGGAGAGCAGAATCCTTGTTTCTCTGTGGCCAGTTTCTCTAACGATGATGAGGAGGACAAAGATGTTGCAAAGAAGGTGACAAGTGCTTTGGAGAGAGTGACATCAGACTACCACTCAGGATCTTCCTCTGATGAAGAGAGCATGCACACATCGCCCCTCACTATCTCCAACACCTGCCGTGATCACCAG GCGATGAATCCAGCTGCTCCTACGTGGCATCCTAAGAAGATGGTACCAGGGAAGGGTCACGTCCTTCCGCGGCCTCACTACAGCTTCAGGCCTCGCAGCAGAGCCCCACACACTTTGAAGCATAATCTGTGGGTGCCTCCTTCCTATAGAGGAGGTTCTGGATACTGGGACACAAACCAAAATCTGGCATATTGTTACACTTAG